The DNA segment TCTTGGACCTCTTCACGTCACCGGCGCGGGAGAGCGTGTAGTTGTCCGGGGTGGTCTCGCCGGAGACGACGGCCTCGCCGAGCCCGCGGGCCGCCTCGACGACCATCCGGTCCTTGCGGCCGTGCACCGGGTCGACGGTGAACATGACGCCGGACTTCTGGCTGTCCACCATCTGCTGCACGACGACGGCCATGGCGACGTCCTCCAGCGAGCCCTTCTCCTGCCGGTAGAACACCGCGCGGTCGGTGAAGAAGGACAGCCAGCACTCGACGACGTAGTGCAGCACCGCCTCGAGGCCCTCGGTGTTGAGGAAGGTCTCCTGCTGGCCGGCGTAGCTGGCACCCGCCGAGTCCTCGGCGCACGCCGAGGACCGGACGGCGACCAGCCCGGTGAGCTTCGCGTACTCGGCCTCGATCAGCTCGCGCGGCGGCTGTGCGGCCGCGACGAGCGCCCGGGCGGTCTCGACGTCCTTGGCCCGCATCGCCTCGCGCAGGGCCTCGGAGTCGACCGCGGCCTCGAACGCCGCCGAGGTGATGACGAACCCCGGTGGGACGGGCAGCCCCTCGGCGGTCATGGTGGCGAGGCTGGCGCCCTTGCCGCCGGTGAGCTCCACCTGCTGGCAGCGGGGGTCGGCGAACGGCAGCACCAGCGGGGCATCCGTCGGCACGGTGGTCTCCTCGGTCGGGGTGGGGAGGGTGGCGGTCATCAGAGGGCACCGACCGGGGCCGGCGCCGGGACGTCGCTGAGGATCTCGACGCGGCCGGTGGAGCCGTTGACCCGTACGCGGTCGCCGGTCTTGATCCGGCGGGTCGCGTCGGAGGTGCCGACGACGGCGGGGATGCCGAACTCGCGGGAGACGACGGCGGGGTGCGAGGCCATGCCGCCGGCGTCGGTGACCAGGCCGGAGATCTTGGTGAACAGCACGACCCAGGACGGGCTGGTCATCCGGCAGACGATGATCTCGTCGCGCTGCACCTCGCCGAACTGCTCGGCCGACAGCACCACGCGGGCGGTGCCCTCGATGATGCCGGCCGAGGCGGGCAGGCCCGGGATCTCGGCGTCGTGCGAGGGCGCCGGCCGGTTCAGCTTCTCCGGGAACGCCCACAGCGACCAGTACGGGAAGCCGACCTGGGACTCGGTGGCCGTGCCGATCCAGTCCCGCGGCCGCACCTCGTAGGCGTCCTCGCGGGCGTCCCGGCGGTCGCCGACGAGCTCCTGGGCGTCGAAGGAGTTGCTGCCGGCCATCAGCCGGCGCAGCTCGTTGTACTTCAGGTACATGACGTCCTCGGCGTCGTCGAGCCGGCCCTCCTCGACCAGCTTGCGGCCGATCGCCACGAGCACCAGCCGCACCCGGGCGTTGGTGCCCTGGTCGATGTAGAAGTGGTGGTCGGGGGTCAGCGGGTTCATCCGCAGGCTCAGCTCGAGCGCCCGGGCCAGCTCGTCGCGCGCCGGGCCCTCCTCGACGCCCTCGAAGACCTCCGCCTTGGCCTTCGCCAGGTCGTCGGCGACGGCCTGCAGCTCGGCGGGGTAGTCGTAGTCGCTCTCCAGGTAGCCGCGGATCGCCTCGACGATCGGCGCCGGGTCCTCCCGCCAGGTCCGGAAGGAGAACTCGTGGGCGTACATCGACTTGTAGCCGAAGGTCTGCTGGTAGGGCTCGATGTGCTCGGCGAGGAACGCTCGGCCGGCGTCGGTGCCCTCCAGGGCGCGGATCACGTCGCCGGCGGTGGCCTTCTCGAAGGCCCGGGCGACCTCGCCCTGCTCCTTCGCCACCAGCTCCTTGATCTTCCAGAGCTCCTCGATGGAGTCCCAGTTGCGGTTCTCCGTCGAGCTCTGCAGCCGGCCCATCAGCGCGGAGTGGTCACCCTCGCCCTTCGCGGCGGCGACGGCGGCGTTGAGCGCGAGGGTGGAGGAGAACTGGGCGAAGTTGAGCACCCAGTGGATCTGCCAGTGCCGGTCGTGCATGTCGATCGCGTCCTCGAGCAGGATCGCGAGCTCGACCAGGCTGGCGGCGTCGTGTTCGTAGGTGTCGAAGCGGACGAAGTTGCGCTCCATCTCCGGGCGCAGCCGGTCGCGCCACCAGACGAGGAAGTGCTCGGCGTAGTACGGCAGCGTCCAGCCCATGTAGGCGCCGAGCTCGGCCGGGTCGCCGGCGTCCAGCGGCACCCGCGGGGTGTACCGGGCGCCGTACTCCGAGGCCTCCGCCGACAGCCCCGGGGTCGCCGGGATGGCCGCGGTGTACACGTAGCCGTTGACGACCTTGGAGATCCAGTCGGAGGCGAACGGCGTGCCGAAGCGCCGGAACATGTAGTCGCACTTGAGCCACCAGCCGCCGATGTCGGCGTACATGGGCGAGATCGGGTTGGGGATGTGCAGGTCGTCGTGCACCCAGAAGAGCTCGCGCTGGCCCTCCTCCCACTGCACCGGGAAGTCGTCGTCCCCGTGGAAGGTCGCCAGGACTGTGTCGTCGACGCTGTCGTCGCTCATGCCCACTCCGTCGTGAGTCGGTGTCTGGTGCCGTGCCGGCGCGGTCACCGGCGGCCGTTGCCGGCCCGCGCGGCGAACAATCGATAATCAAGCAGATGGGTGTGACGCGCGTCAACCCTCTGTGGTGACGCAGGTCGCAGGACGCTCGCCGGGCCCCGGCCGGGCGGGGTAGCGGCTTGACAGCGTCCGGATCCGGAGGGCTCACTATCGATGAGCGCGCCGTCCCAGCGCCGGCGATCGATGAGAGGGGCCCGCATGGCATCGGCGCCGCAGCGTCCCGTCCTGCTCCGCGAGGAGATCAAGGAGCGCATCGTCGAGCGGATCCTCGACGGCACGTACGGGCCGGGCGAGCGGATCGTGGAGAGCGCGGTGGCCGCGGAGTTCGGCGTGAGCCAGGCGCCGGTCCGGGAGGCGCTGCGCGACCTGGAGGCCATGCGCTTCGTCGAGAGCCAGCCGCACCGCGGCGCGCGGGTGCGCGAGGTGAGCACCGAGGAGCTCGTGCAGATCTACCCGGTGCGGGCGGCGCTGGAGGAGGTCGCCGGCCGGGAGGCGGCGCCGCGGATCACCGACGAGCAGCTCGGGCTGCTGGCCGAGGAGCTGGCCGGCATGCGCCGGGCCGCCGACGCCGGCGACCTGCACGCGCTGATGGTCCACGACACCCGCTTCCACGAGGTCATCGTCGAGGCCGCCGGCAACCAGGTGCTGCTCGACGTCTGGCGCTCCCTGCGGGTGGAGGCCCGCAGCCTGGTCAGCGCGCTCAAGAGCCACTCCGACCTGCACTCGATCGCGGAGCTGCACCGGCCGGTGCTGCAGGCCGTGCAGTTCCGCGACCCCGACTTCCTCGGCCGGGAGATGCGCGCCCACATCGAGTTCTTCGGCGCCTCGGTCATCTCCCACCTCCGCCGGGACGCCGTCGCGGTCCCTCACGCCACGGAGGGCTCCACCCCGAGGTAGCGGCGCTGGGCGTCGGGGTCGGCGAGCAGCTCGGCCGACGTGGTCTCCAGCGCGACCTCGCCGTGCACCATCACCAGCAGCCGGTCGGCCACCGCCGTGGCCATGCCGAGGTTCTGCTCGACCAGCAGCAGGGTGAGCCCCTCGGCGACCAGCGTCCGGCAGGTCTCGGTCAGCTGCTCCACGATCGTCGGCGCCAGCCCCTCCGACGGCTCGTCCATCAGCAGCAGCTTGGGGTTGGTCAGCAGCGCCCGGCCGATCGCGAGCATCTGCTGCTCGCCACCGGACAGCATCGCCGCGCTCACCTTCCGCCGCTCGGCCAGCCGCGGGTACAGGTCGTAGACGGCGTCGACGTCCCACTGCCCGCGGCCGACGAGCGAGCGGCTGAGCATCCGCAGGTGCTCGTCGGTGGTCAGCGAGGGGAAGATCCGCCGGCCCTGCGGGACGTAGGCGATGCCCCGGCGGCAGATGTCGTAGGACGGCCGGCCGAGGATCTCCTCGCCGTCCAGTCGGATCGACCCGCGGGCGCGCGGTGGCGTGATGCCCATGATCGCCTTGCACAGGGTCGACTTCCCCATGCCGTTGCGGCCGACGATGCCGGTCGAGCGCTGCCCGACGGAGGCCGACAGCGCGTGCAGCACGTGCGCGCTGCCGTAGTGGGCGTCGAGGCCGGAGATCTCCAGCACCTGCTCAGACATGGGCCTTCCCCAGGTAGAGGTCGTGGACGCGCTGGTCGGCCCGGATCTCGGCCGGTGTGCCCTCGACGATCACGACCCCGTCGTGCATCATCGTCACCCGCTCGGCCACGGTCAGGGCCACGTCCATGTCGTGCTCGATCAGCAGCAGGGTCACGTCCCGGTCCAGGGAGAGCAGGAGCGCGGTCAGCAGCTGCCGCTCGGACCGGGAGAGCCCCGCCGCCGGTTCGTCCAGCAGCAGCATCCGCGGCTCGGCGACCAGCGCCAGGCCGATCTCCAGCTGCCGCTGCTCCCCGTGCGACAGGTCGCCGGCGAGGGTGTCCAGCCGGTCGGTCATGCCGACGCTGGCCGCCGTCGCGCGGGCGCGCTCCCGCGCCGTCCGGTCGCGTGCGCTGCGCAGCAACCGGAACCGGCCGCCGTCGACGCCCACGGCGGCCAGGTAGAGGTTGTCCTCGACGGTGAGCCCGGTGAGCAGCCGCGAGGTCTGGAACGTCCGGGACAGGCCGGCGCGGGTGCGCTGCCGGGCACCCAGCCGGGTGGCCTCCGCGCCGAACAGCTCGATGCTGCCCGAGGTGGGGGTGTCCGCCCCGGCGATCAGGTTGAACAGCGTGGACTTGCCCGCGCCGTTGGGGCCCAGCACCGCCCGGCGCTCGCCGGGGGCGATGTCCAGGTCGACGTCGCGGACGGCGACCACGCCGCCGAAGCGCCGGGTCACCCCCCGCACGCGCAGCACCGGCTCGGGGTGGACGGCGTCGGTCACAGGGCGCTCCTCGAGGACACCGGGACGGGGGCGGCGGGCGCGCTCGGGACGGTCGGCGCCGGCGGCGGACCGGCCAGGTGCCGGCGGATCCAGGTGCCCGCGCTGCCGAGCAGGCCGACCACGCCGCCGGGGGAGACCAGCACGATGACCAGGAAGACCACGCCCAGCCAGGTGGTGAAGCGGTCGGTCCACCCGCGCAGGTAGGTGTCGCAGAGCGTGTAGAGCAACGCCCCGACCCAGGCCCCCTCGAGCCGGTTGAGCCCGCCGATGACGGCGGTGGTGAGCACCAGGATGGCTATGCCCAGCGAGATCGAGCCGGCCGACATGCGGGTGTTCGACCACGCCGAGAGGACCCCGGCGGCGCCGGCGACCGGTGCGGCGAGCGTGAAGCCGAGCGTGCGGTGCAGCCGGACGTTGTAGCCCAGCGCGGCCATCCGGACCGGGTCGTCGCGGACGCCCTGCAGCGCCAGCCCGAACGCCGTCCGGGAGACGTGCCGGAGGCCCAGGAAGACCAGCACCGACACGGCCAGCAGGAAGTAGTACATCCGGGCCGGGTCCTGCACCGGGTCGCCGATCAGGTCCGGCGGCGGGACGCCGTTGATGCCCTCGTGCGCCCCGAAGGTGGGCACTGCGGCGAAGTAGAAGTACGTCACCTGGGCGAACGCCAGGGTGATGATCAGGAAGTAGATGCCCTGGCTGCCGCTGGCCACGGCGCCGAAGAGCAGGCCGACGGCGGTGGCGGCGAGGATCCCGGCCAGCGCGGCCGCCCAGGGGTTCCACCCCGCCTCGACGGAGAGCTTGGCGGCGATCAGCCCGGCCACGCCGAACAGCGCCGTCTGGGCCAGCGACACCATGCCGCCGTAGCCGGACAGGAAGGTCAGGCTGACCGCCACGATCCCGAGCCACAGCGAGGTCAGGCCGACCTGGCTGGTGACGAAGGTGGAGAACAGCAGCGGTACCAGGGCGACCAGCAGGAGCAGGGCCGCGAGCACGCCGCGGGTGCCGAGGGTCAGCCATCGGTCCATCGCGCGGGTCATCGCGCCTTCCCGAAGAGTCCGGTCGGCCGCACCGCGAGGATCGCGGCGAGCAGCACGAAGGTGAGCAGGGCGGAGAGATTGGCGTACTCGGCCGGCAGGTACGCGCTGGCGTACTGGTCGACCAGGCCCAGCAGCAGGGCGCCGATGGCGGCGCCGCCGAGGCTGCCCATGCCGCCGACGATGACCACGACGAGGGCGCTGACCAGGAACGACTGGTCCTGGCCGGGCGCCAGCGAGAGCGCGGTGCCGGCGAAGGCGCCGCCCAGGCCGGCCAGCGCGGAGCCGACGAAGAACGCGCCGGCGAACACCAGCTGGACGTTCACCCCGAGCGCCGAGGTCATCTGCGTGTCGTCGACGCCGGCGCGCACCACCATCCCCACCCGGGTGCGGGTGTAGACCAGCCAGAACAGCACGCCCACGAGCAGGGCGGCCACCAGCATCGCGATGCGGAAGGTCGGGTAGGAGAGGTCGTAGACACCGAGGGGCAGCGGCTGGGCCAGGGACTCCGGCGGCGCGATGGCCGTCGGGGTCGCCCCGAAGTAGGCGAGCATCTGGTCGGCCAGGATCAGCGAGACCGCGATGGTGATCAGCGCCTGGCGCAGGTCCTGCCCCTGGTTCCAGCGCAGGAAGAGCTGGTGCATGACCAGCCCGACGCCGCCGCTGACGAGCATCGCCAGCGCCGCGGCCAGCCACCAGGACATGCCGGCGTCCTGCACCAGGGTCAGCGCCACGTACCCGCCGAGCAGGAACAGCGCGCCGTGGGCCAGGTTGGTGACCCGCAGCAGGCCGAAGATCAGCGTCAGCCCGCTGGCGCTGATGAAGTACAGACCGGCGAGGGTGAGCCCGTTGAGCGTGATGAGGATGAACGTCGGGACGTTGCCCGTGCTCCCCAGGCCCTTCTCGAAGGCCTGCCACAGCACCCCGAGGAGTCCGAGGACGCCGATCACCACCGCGGCGGTCGCGGCCACCGGGAGGTGCGGTCGGGGTGCCGAGCGGCGCACCGCTGTCGTCTGTGTGGCCATGCAACGCACCGAGCCCTTCGCGCCCTTGCGGGGGAACCGATAATCGATTAGGCATGTGACCACATGACCTGGATCACGTCAAGGAGCTGAAGTGAGTCCTCCGACCGTCGTCCTCGTGGGCACCCTGGACACCAAGGGCGACGAGTACGCGTTCCTGCGCGCACGGCTGCACCAGGCCGGCGTCGCCACCCTGCTGGTGGACGTCGGCACGCAGGGGCCGCCGCGCACCTCGCCCGACGTGCCGCGGGAGGAGGTGGCCGCCGCGGGCGGGTTCGACCTCGCCGACCTGACCGACCGGGGGGCCGCCGTGGCGGCCATGTGCGCGGCCGCGCCGCTGGTGGTCCGCCGGCTCTTCGACGAGGGCCGCTGCCAGGGGGTGCTGGCCGCCGGCGGGTCGGGCAACACCGCCATCGCGACCGCGGCCATGCGGGCGCTGCCGGTGGGGGTGCCCAAGCTGGTGGTCTCCACGATGGCCTCCGGCGACACCGCGGCCTACGTCGACGTCAGCGACGTGACGATGATGCCGGCCGTCACCGACGTCGCCGGGCTCAACTCGGTCTCCGCGCGCATCCTCGCCAACGCCGCGGCCGCGGTGGCCGGCATGGTCAGCGCGCCGCCGGTCGAGCTGGACTCGTCCCGCCCGGTCGTCGCGGCGACGATGTTCGGCGTCACCACCGCGGCGGTCACCACCGCGCGGCAGGAGCTGGAGCGCCGCGGCTACGAGGTGCTCGTCTTCCACGCGACCGGCACCGGCGGGCGCAGCATGGAGAGCCTGGTCGAGTCCGGGTTCGTCACCGGCGTGCTGGACCTGACGACGACGGAGCTCGCCGACGACCTGGTCGGCGGGGTGCTGTCGGCCGGGCCGCATCGGCTGGAGGCGGCCGGCCGGGCAGGCGTGCCGCAGGTCGTCTCGCTCGGTGCGCTGGACATGGTCAACTTCGGCCCGCGCGCGTCGGTGCCCGACCGGTTCGCCGACCGGCAGCTCTACGTGCACAACCCGAGCATCACGCTGATGCGCACCACGTTGGAGGAGTGCGCCGAGCTCGGCCGCCGGGTGGGTGCCAAGCTCAGCGCGGCCACCGGGCCGGTCGCGCTCTTCGTCCCGCTGCGGGGCGTCTCGGCGATCTCCGGCGAGGGTGGCCCGTTCGCCGACCCGGAGGCCGACGCCGCGCTGCTGGCCGGGCTGCGCGAGACGCTCGCGCCGTCGGTCGAGGTGCACGAGGTCGACACGGACGTGAACGACCCCGCGTTCGCCGTGGCCATGGCGGCGCGGCTCGACGAGTTCCTGGGAGGCGCACGATGAACGGTGAGCAGGCGCGGCAGCGGCTGCGGGAGACCCGCGCGGCCGGCGGCACGATCGTCGGGGCCGGCGCGGGCACCGGGCTGTCCGCGAAGTGCGCGGAGGCCGGTGGCGCCGACCTGATCATCATCTACAACTCCGGCCGCTACCGGATGGCCGGCTGCGGCTCCCTCGCCGGACTGATGCCCTACGGCGACGCCAACGCGATCGTGCTGGACATGGCCGCGGAGGTGTTGCCGGTGGTCCGGGAGACCCCGGTGCTCGCCGGGGTCTGCGGCACCGACCCCTTCCGGCTGATGGACCGGTTCCTGCGCCAGGTCGAGGACACCGGCTTCGCCGGGGTGCAGAACTTCCCGACGGTCGGGCTCATCGACGGGGTCTTCCGGGCCAACCTCGAGGAGACCGGGATGAGCTACGCGCAGGAGGTCGAGATGATCGGCCTGGCCGCCGAGCGCGGGCTGCTCACCGCGCCGTACGTGTTCGACGTCGCCTCCACCGAGGCCATGACCCGGGCCGGGGCCGACGTGCTGGTCCCGCACATGGGGCTGACCACGAAGGGCAGCATCGGGGCGCAGACCGCGCGGACGCTCGACGACTGCGTGGCGCTGGTCCAGGAGATGCACGACGCGGCGGTGGCGATCAACCCCGACGTCATCGTGCTGTGCCACGGCGGGCCGATCGCCGAGCCGGACGACGCGCAGTACGTCCTGGAGCGCACCCGCGGGGTGGTCGGCTTCTTCGGCGCCTCCAGCATGGAGCGCCTGCCGACCGAGGTGGCGATCACCGAGAACATGCGGCGGTTCAAGCAGGTCCGCACCGCTCCTTGACGGGCGGTCCGCGTCACCGTAGCTTCCTCATCGATCATCGATGATCCAGACGGTGATGCGGACCTCCCGGTGTCCGGCGGAGTGACCCCGGGGGCACCGGGATCATGGGCGGGGGCGCGCGCACGTGCGCCCCTCGACCCGCCAGAACTGGAGGTGGCCATGTCCGGCCCCGACGCCCTCACCCGCAGCGTGCTCGCCGACCAGGTCAAGGAGCGGCTGCTGGAGGCGATCCTCGACGGGTCGTACCCGCCCGACTCGCGCATCGTCGAGACCGCCGTGGCCAAGGAGCTCGGCACCAGCCAGGCGCCCGTCCGCGAGGCGCTGCGCGGCCTTGAGGCGCTGGGCATCGTCGAGATCACCCCGTTCCGCGGGGCGCGGGTGCGCCGGCTGGACGTCGCCGAGCTGCTCGAGGCCTACGTCGTCCGCTCGGCGATCGAGGTCCTGGGCGCGCGGCTGGCGGTGGCCCGGCTGACCGACGACGACGTCGCGGCGATCGCCCGGATCGGCGAAGACATGCGCCGCGTGGCCGACGCCGCCGACGGCCGCGCGCTGGCCATCGTGGACGCCAGCTTCCACGAGAAGATCATGTCCCTGTCGGGCAACAGCACCCTGCTGCGCGTCTGGCGCTCGCTGGAGCCGATGTCGCGCACCTACATCACCCTGGTCGGACCCAACTCCGACCCGCAGTGGACCTGCGGTCTGCACGACCCGATCCTCGAGGGCATCCACCGCCGGGACGCCGACGCGGTCGTGGCGGCGATCGAGCGCCACTTCGACCAGGTGCGCGAACGGCTGGCCGGCTCGCTGGCCGGCGTCGCCGAGCAGCAGGACTCCGCAGCGCAGCCGGCCACCGGGACCTCCTGACCCGGCCGCCCCACCACCTGGGCAGAGACCCCTGCCCGGCCCACCCCGATGACGAGGGAGACCACGTGAGGACCATCCAGCACTGGATCGACGGCGCGGAGACGAGGGGGGACTCGACCCGCGCGGGCGCCGTGTTCGACCCGTCCACCGGGGAGCAGCAGGCCGAGGTCCTGCTCGCCGAGTCCTCCGACGTGGACCGGGTGGTGGCCGCCGCGGCGGCCGCGTTCGAGGAGTGGTCGCAGTCCTCGCTGTCCCGGCGGACCGGGATCCTGTTCGCCTTCCGGGAGATCGTGAACCGGCGCAAGGACGAGATCGCCGCCGCCATCACCGACGAGCACGGCAAGGTGCTCTCCGACGCGGCCGGTGAGGTCCAGCGGGGCCTCGAGGTCGTCGAGTTCGCCTGCGGCATCCCCCAGCTGCTCAAGGGCGAGTACTCCGACCAGGTCTCCACCGGGGTGGACAGCTACAGCTTCCGCCAGCCGCTGGGCGTGGTCGCCGGCATCACGCCGTTCAACTTCCCGGCGATGGTGCCGATGTGGATGTTCCCGGTGGCGATCGCCTGCGGGAACACCTTCGTGCTCAAGCCGAGCGAGCGGGACCCGTCGGCGTCGGTGCTGCTGGCGCAGATGTGGGCCGAGGCCGGCCTGCCCGCCGGCGTCTTCAACGTCCTGCACGGGGACAAGGTCGCCGTCGACGGGCTGCTGGACCACCCCGACGTCGCCGCGGTCTCCTTCGTCGGGTCCACGCCGATCGCCCAGTACGTGCACGAGCGGGGCACCCGGGCCGGCAAGCGCGTGCAGGCCCTGGGCGGGGCGAAGAACCACGCCATCGTGCTGCCCGACGCCGACCTCGAGTTCGCCGCCGACCACCTGGCCGCCGCCGCCTACGGCTCGGCGGGGGAGCGGTGCATGGCCATCTCGGCGACCGTGGCCGTCGGCTCGGTGGGGGACGAGCTCATCGACGTCTTGGACCGGCGCAGCCGCGCGGTCCGCGTCGGGCCCGGCCGGGAGCCGGGCAGCGACATGGGCCCGGTGGTCACCCAGGCCTCCCGGGACCGGATCGTCTCCCTGATCACCTCGGGGGAGGAGAGCGGGGCGAAGGTCGTCGTCGACGGCCGGGACCTCGTCGTCCCCGGGCACGAGAAGGGCTTCTTCGTCGGACCCACGCTGGTCGACCAGGTGGACCCGGGCATGGAGGTCTACCGCGAGGAGATCTTCGGCCCGGTGCTGGCGGTGCTCCGCGCCGGCACGGTCGACGACGCCATCGACCTCATCAACGCCAACCCCTACGGCAACGGCACGGCCATCTTCACCTCGCACGGCGGCGCGGCGCGGAAGTTCGCCCGCGGCGTCAAGGTTGGGATGATCGGGGTCAACGTGCCGGTGCCGGTGCCGATGGCCTACCACTCCTTCGGCGGCTGGAAGAACTCGCTGTTCGGCGAGCACCACGTGCACGGGCCCGACGGCGTCCGGTTCTACACGCGGGCGAAGGTGGTCACCCAGCGGTGGCCGGAGCTCGAGCGGGACGCCTCCTTCGACATGCCGACGGCGCGCTGACCCGGGTCGTCCCGACCGCTCCTGCGCCGTTCGACCGACGGCGGGCCCCTGGGCCCGCCGTCCCTCGGCGTGCGCGCGTTCCGCCCCTGGTCAGGGCTCCGTGGAGGGGTCGGCAGGCCTCCGGAGACGTTTCGGCAACGGCCTGCCCGCGACCCCTTGACGGCCGCAAAATGTGATCTCTACCATCCGCGTTGATCGTCAATCGATTATCGGTTGAGTTGATGGGAGCGGCTCCTGCCGTTCCCCAGCCAGGGAGCAGGAGAGTCAATGAGGAACTCCAGGAGCCGGCTGAGCGGAGCGGGGAGGCTCGCGGCGGTCACGACCGTCGCGGTGCTCGGCCTCGTCGCATGCGGCGGGAGCAGCGGGGGCGGCAATGATGCGGCCGACACCGGGTCGGAGACCGCCGCCGCGCCGGCCGACGCCCCCGAGGGCGCCATCAAGATCGGTGTGCTGACCACCTGCGGCGGTCCGTTCGCCACGTTCGAGGCGCAGTCGCTGTCCGGCGCCAAGTACGCCCTGATCAAGGAGGCCGGCGGCAAGGCCGACGGCACCGACCCGCAGGACCAGGTGACCGGTGCGACCGTCGGGGACACCCCGGTCGCGGTGAGCTACGGCTGCTCGGACGCCACGCCGGACAAGGCCGTGGCCGAGGCGCGCCGCCTCGTCGAGCAGGTGGGCGTGCAGATCCTGCTCGGCCCGCTGTCCGGTGACGAGGGCGTCGCCGTCGCGGAGTACGCCAAGAGCCAGCCCGACGTCACGTTCGTCAACGGCACCTCCGGTGCGCAGTCCACGACGCTGCAGGTGAAGGCACCCAACTTCTTCCGCTTCGGTGGGGACGGCGCGCAGTGGCTGGCCGGTCTGGGCACCTACGCCTACAAGGAGAAGGGCTGGCGCAAGGTCGCCATCCTCGGCGAGGACTACTCCTTCCCGTACACCCAGGCGGCCGGCTTCGTCAGCGAGTTCACCTCGCTCGGCGGTGAGGTGACGGCGCGCAGCTGGGTGCCGCTCACGCAGACCGACTGGTCGTCCCCGGTGGCGCAGCTGCCCCGCGACGTCGACGGCGTGCTGCTGCTGACCGGTGGGACGAACACCATCGCGGCGGAGAAGGCGTTCATCCAGATCGGCAAGAAGCCCGGCGACTTCCTGCTCGGCGGCGCGGTCGTCATGGACCCGACGTCCTTCACCGTGGGTGACCAGCTCGACGGGCTCGTCGGTGCCTCGCCGGTGCCGGTGGGCAGTGACGAGGCGGCCTGGCAGGAGTACCTCGACGGGTTCGCCGGGGAGTTCCCGGACGTCGACGCGCAGAGCCTGTTCACCGCGCTCTACTACGACGGCATGCAGGCGATCCTCGAGGCGCTGGAGCAGACCGGCGGCACGCTCGACGACCCGGCCGCGTTCCAGCAGGCCCTCGGCGCGCTGGCACCGACGTTCCCGCGCGGTGCGGTCACCCTGGACGAGAACCGCAACTCGGTGCAGCCGAACTACGTCGTCCAGATCGTCTCGGACGGCGGGGAGCTGACGTTCAAGCTGATCTCGACGATCGACGACGTCGACCAGACCTTCGGCGGTCTGTTCGGCCCGGACTCGCCGGACCCGAGCCGCGACGAGCCGGAGAAGGCCACCGGCAACCCGCCGCCGTGGGCGAACGACTGACCGGCTGACCCATCCCCGTCGGCACGGTGCGCGCACAGCGCACCGTGCCGACGGGCACGTGCACCCCCAGGAGGAACGATGACCGAGCTGGCTGACCTGCACACGACGGACGAGACCGGGGCCTCCGTCCCGCCCCTCCTGCGGATGGCCCGGGAGACCCCGACCCGGCTGTGGAACGACTCGGCGACCCCCGCCGAGCTGTCGGCCGCGATCGGCTGGGGGGCGGTGGGCGCCACCTGCAACCCGGTCATCGCCCTGGCCGCCCTGCGCAGTGACCTGCCCCGCTGGCGGCAGCGGATCCGGGCGTACGCCGAGGAGCACCCGACCGCGTCGGAGTCCGACATCGGTTGGGCGATGGTGCAGGAGCTCTCGGTCGAGGCGGCCGCGCTGCTGGCCGACGCGTTCGCCGAGCACCGCGGGCGCAACGGCCGGCTGTCGGTGCAGACCGACCCGCGGCTCTA comes from the Modestobacter italicus genome and includes:
- a CDS encoding ABC transporter ATP-binding protein — its product is MSEQVLEISGLDAHYGSAHVLHALSASVGQRSTGIVGRNGMGKSTLCKAIMGITPPRARGSIRLDGEEILGRPSYDICRRGIAYVPQGRRIFPSLTTDEHLRMLSRSLVGRGQWDVDAVYDLYPRLAERRKVSAAMLSGGEQQMLAIGRALLTNPKLLLMDEPSEGLAPTIVEQLTETCRTLVAEGLTLLLVEQNLGMATAVADRLLVMVHGEVALETTSAELLADPDAQRRYLGVEPSVA
- a CDS encoding ABC transporter ATP-binding protein codes for the protein MTDAVHPEPVLRVRGVTRRFGGVVAVRDVDLDIAPGERRAVLGPNGAGKSTLFNLIAGADTPTSGSIELFGAEATRLGARQRTRAGLSRTFQTSRLLTGLTVEDNLYLAAVGVDGGRFRLLRSARDRTARERARATAASVGMTDRLDTLAGDLSHGEQRQLEIGLALVAEPRMLLLDEPAAGLSRSERQLLTALLLSLDRDVTLLLIEHDMDVALTVAERVTMMHDGVVIVEGTPAEIRADQRVHDLYLGKAHV
- a CDS encoding GntR family transcriptional regulator; this translates as MASAPQRPVLLREEIKERIVERILDGTYGPGERIVESAVAAEFGVSQAPVREALRDLEAMRFVESQPHRGARVREVSTEELVQIYPVRAALEEVAGREAAPRITDEQLGLLAEELAGMRRAADAGDLHALMVHDTRFHEVIVEAAGNQVLLDVWRSLRVEARSLVSALKSHSDLHSIAELHRPVLQAVQFRDPDFLGREMRAHIEFFGASVISHLRRDAVAVPHATEGSTPR
- a CDS encoding PEP-utilizing enzyme, translating into MSDDSVDDTVLATFHGDDDFPVQWEEGQRELFWVHDDLHIPNPISPMYADIGGWWLKCDYMFRRFGTPFASDWISKVVNGYVYTAAIPATPGLSAEASEYGARYTPRVPLDAGDPAELGAYMGWTLPYYAEHFLVWWRDRLRPEMERNFVRFDTYEHDAASLVELAILLEDAIDMHDRHWQIHWVLNFAQFSSTLALNAAVAAAKGEGDHSALMGRLQSSTENRNWDSIEELWKIKELVAKEQGEVARAFEKATAGDVIRALEGTDAGRAFLAEHIEPYQQTFGYKSMYAHEFSFRTWREDPAPIVEAIRGYLESDYDYPAELQAVADDLAKAKAEVFEGVEEGPARDELARALELSLRMNPLTPDHHFYIDQGTNARVRLVLVAIGRKLVEEGRLDDAEDVMYLKYNELRRLMAGSNSFDAQELVGDRRDAREDAYEVRPRDWIGTATESQVGFPYWSLWAFPEKLNRPAPSHDAEIPGLPASAGIIEGTARVVLSAEQFGEVQRDEIIVCRMTSPSWVVLFTKISGLVTDAGGMASHPAVVSREFGIPAVVGTSDATRRIKTGDRVRVNGSTGRVEILSDVPAPAPVGAL
- a CDS encoding branched-chain amino acid ABC transporter permease → MDRWLTLGTRGVLAALLLLVALVPLLFSTFVTSQVGLTSLWLGIVAVSLTFLSGYGGMVSLAQTALFGVAGLIAAKLSVEAGWNPWAAALAGILAATAVGLLFGAVASGSQGIYFLIITLAFAQVTYFYFAAVPTFGAHEGINGVPPPDLIGDPVQDPARMYYFLLAVSVLVFLGLRHVSRTAFGLALQGVRDDPVRMAALGYNVRLHRTLGFTLAAPVAGAAGVLSAWSNTRMSAGSISLGIAILVLTTAVIGGLNRLEGAWVGALLYTLCDTYLRGWTDRFTTWLGVVFLVIVLVSPGGVVGLLGSAGTWIRRHLAGPPPAPTVPSAPAAPVPVSSRSAL
- a CDS encoding PEP/pyruvate-binding domain-containing protein, translated to MTATLPTPTEETTVPTDAPLVLPFADPRCQQVELTGGKGASLATMTAEGLPVPPGFVITSAAFEAAVDSEALREAMRAKDVETARALVAAAQPPRELIEAEYAKLTGLVAVRSSACAEDSAGASYAGQQETFLNTEGLEAVLHYVVECWLSFFTDRAVFYRQEKGSLEDVAMAVVVQQMVDSQKSGVMFTVDPVHGRKDRMVVEAARGLGEAVVSGETTPDNYTLSRAGDVKRSKIVDAERVLSDAECVALAQMGSTLAGLHGQPQDIEWAFDAAGDLYLLQSRPITTI